The Lineus longissimus chromosome 2, tnLinLong1.2, whole genome shotgun sequence genome window below encodes:
- the LOC135483125 gene encoding rRNA methyltransferase 3, mitochondrial-like, whose amino-acid sequence MMAAPMRKHVFANFLKNISNYCPQTHITHSPFRYLRGGRAIRVQPANEEKDSKRKASRKLKFPVGVNPSEKMPKLIRPIPEAGVAKTVEFKGREAKQYHNVPYIELEESDKRFGPVLMLTKSRKYRQKEGKILLEGKRLISDAISAGAEMEALYFSRLTSLDDIPVTSSDAKVYKLKYTSLKNWSDTKSPAGLMGIFRMPKQGEMNYTRSAVVPITLICDNIREPGNMGTLLRSAACAGCKRVLVSKGCVDVWEPKVLRSGAGAHFRIPIITNVDWGMMPNYLNDDSAVYLADTAQEADESDQGKVSAALKMISELEKEQEESLLEAEAEDNDENTDNDSDNDDSDDDKKQKAVYDVRLEAYKHVPMNSKPYSDLNVSKQEVVLVIGGETEGLSAGAYELAYKKFGHKLHVPMCNGTDSLNSAVASSIILFEMQRQYLSSGRKETLHVDSSQN is encoded by the exons ATGATGGCTGCGCCCATGCGAAAGCATGTTTTTGCAAATTTccttaaaaatatttcaaattattgCCCCCAGACTCATATAACCCATTCACCGTTCAGGTATTTGAGAGGAGGAAGAGCAATAAGAGTACAGCCTGCAAATGAAGAAAAAGATTCTAAAAGAAAAGCATCCAGGAAGTTAAAATTTCCTGTTGGTGTAAACCCCAGTGAAAAAATGCCCAAGTTGATTCGACCCATTCCCGAGGCGGGTGTTGCAAAAACTGTTGAATTTAAAGGGCGAGAAGCCAAGCAGTATCACAATGTTCCTTATATAGAATTGGAGGAATCCGACAAGCGATTTGG gccagtcttgATGCTGACCAAATCAAGGAAATACAGACAAAAAGAGGGTAAAATACTCCTTGAGGGAAAGCGGCTGATTTCGGATGCTATTTCAGCTGGAGCAGAAATGGAAGCACTTTACTTCAGCAGGCTCACATCCTTGGATGATATACCCGTGACTTCTAGTGATGCCAAGGTTTATAAGTTGAAGTACACCAGCTTGAAGAACTGGTCGGATACTAAGTCACCAGCTGGTCTCATGG GGATCTTCCGAATGCCCAAGCAAGGAGAGATGAACTACACAAGATCTGCTGTGGTTCCCATCACATTGATTTGTGATAATATCCGTGAGCCTGGCAATATGGGAACGTTGCTAAGGTCAGCTGCTTGTGCGGGGTGTAAGCGGGTCCTTGTCAGTAAGG GTTGCGTTGATGTTTGGGAGCCAAAAGTTTTACGATCCGGCGCTGGTGCTCACTTCAGGATACCTATCATAACAAACGTGGATTGGGGAATGATGCCAAACTACCTCAATGATGACTCTGCAGTGTATCTGGCTGATACTGCTCAAGAAGCTGATGAAAGTGACCAAGGGAAAGTATCTGCGGCATTGAAGATGATATCAGAGTTGGAGAAAGAGCAAGAGGAGTCTCTGTTGGAAGCAGAAGCAGAGGACAATGATGAAAATACTGATAAtgatagtgataatgatgatagtgACGATGACAAGAAACAAAAGGCAGTATATGATGTGAGACTGGAAGCATACAAACATGTCCCAATGAATAGTAAGCCTTattctgatttgaatgtgtCGAAACAGGAGGTGGTCTTGGTCATTGGAGGAGAGACTGAAGGTCTAAGTGCTGGTGCTTACGAACTTGCCTACAAAAAATTTGGACATAAACTTCATGTTCCTATGTGTAATGGGACAGATAGTTTGAATAGCGCAGTTGCATCTAGCATCATCTTGTTTGAAATGCAGAGACAGTATCTTTCATCAGGCAGGAAAGAAACATTACATGTGGATAGCTCTCAGAATTGA